In Sphingobium sp. Z007, one DNA window encodes the following:
- a CDS encoding efflux transporter outer membrane subunit → MRNVKALGAVTLSLALAACDMAPKYVRPELSVPATSPQGPAYAVDGGQGAAVTADTGWRDFFTDARLARVIETALANNRDLRLAVANVEQARAQYKVQRADLLPTVAGTGTATYSEQPLVQFGQSQRLNTDVYQAQLGISSWEIDLFGRVRNLTKAAQEQYFASVENRNAAQIALIAETANAWLAMAADQERLRIARDLEQAFGKTLELNKARFAKGIASELEVRQAQTSYDQARSDIAQATTLVAQDQNALNLLAGTTVPAADLPDALPQTGATLENLPADIASDVLLRRPDIASAEHQLLGANANIGAARAAFFPNVSLTAALGTVSLGLSGLFKSGSDTWSVAPSATLPIFDFGRNKNNLRYARATYDAMLATYEKSVQTGFREVADALARRGTMSQQLEAQTSLRDSAKVAYMLSEARFRYGVDSFLTTLDSQRSLYNAEQSLLTTRLTRASNIVELYRAMGGGLK, encoded by the coding sequence ATGCGCAACGTAAAAGCGCTGGGCGCCGTCACTCTCTCGCTGGCCCTGGCCGCCTGCGACATGGCACCCAAATATGTGCGGCCGGAACTGTCGGTGCCCGCGACCAGTCCGCAAGGTCCAGCCTATGCCGTCGACGGTGGGCAGGGCGCAGCGGTAACGGCGGATACCGGCTGGCGCGATTTCTTCACCGACGCCCGTCTGGCGCGCGTGATCGAAACCGCGCTGGCCAATAACCGCGATCTTCGTCTTGCGGTCGCCAATGTTGAACAGGCGCGCGCGCAATATAAGGTGCAGCGGGCCGATCTGCTGCCCACCGTCGCGGGCACGGGTACGGCGACCTATTCGGAACAACCGCTGGTCCAGTTCGGGCAGAGCCAGCGCTTGAACACCGACGTCTATCAGGCGCAACTGGGCATCTCGTCCTGGGAAATCGACCTGTTCGGCCGGGTTCGCAACCTGACCAAGGCGGCGCAGGAGCAATATTTCGCGAGCGTCGAAAACCGCAACGCGGCGCAGATCGCGTTGATCGCGGAAACTGCCAATGCCTGGCTCGCCATGGCCGCGGACCAGGAACGGCTGCGCATCGCCCGCGATCTGGAACAGGCTTTCGGCAAGACGTTGGAACTGAACAAGGCGCGCTTCGCCAAGGGGATCGCGTCGGAGCTGGAAGTGCGACAGGCGCAGACCAGCTACGATCAGGCTCGCTCGGATATCGCTCAGGCAACGACGCTTGTGGCGCAGGATCAAAATGCGCTCAACCTTCTGGCGGGCACGACCGTCCCGGCGGCCGACCTGCCGGATGCCTTGCCGCAGACAGGCGCGACGTTGGAAAATCTGCCGGCGGACATTGCGTCCGACGTCCTGCTGCGTCGTCCCGACATCGCATCGGCGGAACATCAACTGCTTGGCGCAAACGCCAATATTGGTGCGGCGCGGGCGGCATTCTTCCCGAATGTCTCGCTGACGGCGGCGCTCGGCACGGTCAGCCTGGGCCTGTCCGGCCTGTTCAAATCGGGCAGCGACACATGGTCGGTCGCGCCCAGCGCAACGCTACCGATTTTCGATTTCGGTCGGAACAAGAATAATCTGCGCTACGCCAGGGCGACCTATGATGCGATGCTCGCCACCTATGAAAAAAGCGTACAGACCGGTTTCCGTGAAGTCGCCGATGCGCTTGCCCGCCGCGGCACTATGAGCCAGCAACTTGAAGCGCAGACGTCGCTGCGCGATTCCGCCAAGGTCGCCTACATGCTGTCCGAAGCGCGTTTCCGCTATGGTGTGGACAGTTTCCTGACCACGCTGGATTCGCAGCGTTCGCTATACAATGCGGAGCAGAGCCTGCTCACCACCCGCCTAACCCGCGCCAGCAACATCGTCGAATTGTATCGCGCCATGGGCGGCGGCCTGAAATAG
- a CDS encoding methylated-DNA--[protein]-cysteine S-methyltransferase, with translation MTLDYSIFPSPVGALTLVASDTGLVAILWEDDDPARVRLPARQERIDHPILLMAHAQLTDYFAGTRRAFTIPLDFRGTPFQQLIWAALLDIPFGETRSYGDIAHAIGRPTASRAVGAANGRNPISIIAPCHRVVGANGALTGFAGGMETKRWLLDFERSMSAVR, from the coding sequence ATGACCCTGGACTACAGTATTTTCCCCTCGCCGGTCGGCGCACTGACACTGGTGGCGAGTGATACCGGCCTCGTTGCTATCTTATGGGAAGATGACGATCCGGCTCGCGTCAGGCTGCCAGCACGGCAAGAACGGATCGATCATCCCATCCTGCTGATGGCGCACGCGCAACTTACGGACTATTTCGCGGGCACGCGGCGTGCCTTCACCATCCCGCTCGACTTTCGCGGCACGCCTTTTCAGCAACTGATCTGGGCGGCGCTGCTCGATATACCCTTCGGCGAGACGCGCAGCTATGGCGACATCGCCCACGCCATCGGCCGCCCCACGGCATCCCGCGCCGTCGGCGCAGCCAATGGCCGCAACCCCATCTCGATCATCGCCCCCTGCCACCGCGTCGTCGGCGCGAACGGGGCGCTGACCGGCTTTGCCGGCGGCATGGAAACCAAGCGCTGGCTGCTCGATTTCGAACGGAGCATGTCAGCGGTGAGATAG
- the nth gene encoding endonuclease III produces the protein MKKADIFDFFSRLAEANPAPVTELEYGNPYQLLVAVTLSAQATDVGVNKATRALFRAVQTPQQMVDLGEEGLKAHIRTIGLFNTKAKNVIGLSEILVRDFGGEVPEDRDTLTTLPGVGRKTANVVVNTAFGQETFAVDTHIFRVGNRTGLAPGKTVLAVEQKLDKHVPGPFRRDAHHWLILHGRYVCKARRPECWRCIVADLCRFKPKTPAPKTVSPKAA, from the coding sequence ATGAAAAAGGCCGATATCTTCGACTTTTTCAGCCGGCTCGCCGAAGCCAATCCCGCGCCGGTGACGGAGCTGGAATATGGCAATCCCTATCAGTTGCTGGTCGCGGTGACGCTGTCGGCGCAGGCGACCGATGTCGGCGTCAACAAGGCCACACGGGCGCTGTTTCGCGCGGTACAGACGCCGCAGCAGATGGTCGATCTGGGCGAAGAGGGATTGAAGGCACATATCAGGACGATCGGCCTGTTCAATACCAAGGCGAAGAATGTCATAGGCCTGTCGGAGATATTGGTGCGTGATTTTGGTGGCGAAGTGCCGGAGGATCGCGACACGTTGACCACCCTGCCCGGCGTCGGGCGCAAGACCGCCAATGTCGTGGTCAACACCGCCTTTGGACAGGAGACGTTCGCGGTCGATACCCACATCTTTCGCGTCGGCAATCGGACGGGGCTGGCGCCGGGCAAGACCGTGCTGGCGGTCGAGCAGAAGTTGGACAAGCATGTGCCGGGCCCGTTCCGCCGCGACGCGCATCACTGGCTGATCCTGCATGGCCGTTATGTGTGCAAGGCGCGGCGACCCGAATGTTGGCGCTGCATCGTTGCCGACCTGTGCCGGTTCAAGCCCAAGACGCCCGCGCCGAAGACGGTGTCTCCGAAGGCCGCCTAA
- the dapB gene encoding 4-hydroxy-tetrahydrodipicolinate reductase: MTTIGIFGAAGRMGRAIAQAAADAGLGIAGGTDRDSVGEIAPGIAMTADPLALAQASEVLIDFSVPGALSGHLDACIAARKPILIGTTGLEPVHHALIDEAARHIPVLQTGNTSLGVNLLAALVEQAAAGLGDDWDIEIVEMHHRHKVDAPSGTALLLGEAAARGRGIALAQHSERGRDGITGARAQGAIGFAAVRGGSVAGDHQVIFAAEGERIEIGHRAENRTIFARGAVKAARWLVGQPAGRYDMKGVLGL; this comes from the coding sequence ATGACGACGATCGGCATTTTCGGGGCGGCGGGGCGGATGGGCCGGGCGATCGCGCAGGCGGCGGCCGATGCGGGCCTGGGCATTGCGGGCGGCACCGATCGCGATTCCGTGGGCGAGATCGCGCCGGGCATCGCCATGACCGCCGATCCGCTGGCGCTGGCGCAGGCGAGCGAAGTATTGATCGATTTTTCGGTGCCGGGTGCGCTCAGCGGGCATCTGGACGCGTGTATCGCGGCGCGCAAACCGATCCTGATTGGCACGACCGGCCTGGAGCCGGTGCATCATGCTTTGATCGATGAGGCGGCCAGGCATATTCCGGTGTTGCAGACGGGGAATACGTCGCTGGGCGTCAACCTGCTCGCCGCGCTGGTCGAGCAGGCGGCGGCGGGCCTGGGCGATGACTGGGATATCGAGATCGTCGAGATGCATCATCGGCACAAGGTCGATGCGCCGTCCGGGACGGCGCTGCTGTTGGGCGAGGCGGCGGCGCGGGGGCGCGGGATCGCGCTGGCGCAGCATAGCGAACGCGGGCGCGACGGCATTACGGGCGCGCGGGCGCAGGGCGCGATCGGCTTTGCCGCGGTGCGCGGCGGATCGGTCGCGGGCGATCATCAGGTGATCTTTGCGGCCGAAGGCGAGCGGATCGAGATTGGTCATCGCGCGGAAAACCGCACCATCTTCGCACGCGGGGCGGTGAAGGCGGCGCGCTGGCTGGTGGGGCAACCGGCCGGCCGTTACGACATGAAGGGCGTGTTGGGGCTGTAG
- a CDS encoding NAD-dependent deacylase yields the protein MTHDIHNIVILTGAGISAESGLATFRGPDGLWEGHRVEDVCTPEALARDEALVHRFYDERRAKLAEVQPNAAHQALAALDAAWPGNLLIVTQNVDDLHERAGAKRLIHMHGELKSALCAACGKAVPWAEALPPGAPCDGCHQPALRPDIVFFGEMPYEMDRIDAAVRDADLFVSIGTSGAVYPAAGFVQTARHVGARTLELNLDPSAGSIYFHETRLGAASVLVPDLVRDLLA from the coding sequence ATGACCCATGACATCCACAACATCGTCATCCTCACCGGCGCCGGCATTTCCGCCGAGAGCGGCCTCGCCACCTTCCGCGGTCCCGATGGCCTGTGGGAGGGGCACCGCGTCGAAGATGTCTGCACCCCCGAAGCGCTGGCCCGCGACGAAGCGCTGGTCCATCGATTTTACGACGAACGGCGTGCCAAGCTGGCGGAGGTCCAGCCCAATGCCGCGCACCAGGCGCTGGCCGCGCTCGATGCCGCATGGCCGGGCAACCTGCTGATCGTCACCCAGAATGTCGATGACCTGCATGAACGGGCAGGGGCCAAGCGCCTTATCCACATGCATGGCGAACTTAAATCGGCGCTTTGCGCAGCCTGTGGTAAGGCGGTCCCCTGGGCCGAAGCCTTGCCGCCCGGCGCGCCCTGCGACGGGTGCCACCAGCCGGCTTTGCGCCCCGACATCGTCTTCTTCGGCGAAATGCCGTACGAGATGGACCGGATCGACGCGGCCGTGCGCGACGCGGACCTGTTCGTGTCGATCGGCACGTCAGGCGCGGTCTATCCGGCGGCGGGTTTCGTCCAGACCGCCCGCCATGTCGGCGCACGCACGCTGGAACTCAATCTCGATCCGTCGGCCGGCAGCATCTATTTCCACGAAACGCGTCTCGGCGCGGCAAGCGTGCTGGTGCCGGACCTCGTGCGGGACTTGTTGGCTTAA
- a CDS encoding methyltransferase domain-containing protein: protein MITVQRVAKAAGKHLTKTALKLRKALGARATRSCPACGSAVVGFFRYGDNPEWGCPACGASPRERLMNWLIQQGTLKVPTDGAILHMAPNEASLVRRFSTAADYTPADLDPSRYTVANMAQVDLMDLSDSDRYDLFYASHVMEHVPDDRAVLRNIHRALKPGGEAWLIVPLWDRPTEDGSFDIPPRERERRFGQWDHVRQYGPDFADRIRAAGFDLEEITAAAIDTDTRHFHGLDDRLFRARKPGGEPAR from the coding sequence GTGATTACTGTCCAGCGGGTGGCCAAGGCTGCCGGCAAGCATCTGACGAAAACGGCGCTGAAACTGCGCAAGGCGTTGGGCGCGCGCGCCACCCGCAGCTGCCCGGCCTGCGGTTCTGCCGTGGTCGGCTTCTTCCGCTATGGCGATAACCCGGAATGGGGCTGCCCGGCCTGCGGCGCGTCCCCGCGCGAGCGGCTGATGAACTGGCTGATCCAGCAGGGCACGCTCAAGGTGCCGACAGACGGCGCGATCCTGCACATGGCCCCGAACGAAGCCAGCCTGGTCCGCCGCTTCTCCACTGCCGCCGATTACACCCCCGCCGATCTAGACCCATCGCGCTACACCGTCGCCAACATGGCCCAAGTCGATCTGATGGACCTCTCCGACAGCGACCGCTACGACCTCTTCTACGCCAGCCATGTGATGGAGCATGTGCCCGATGACCGGGCCGTGCTGCGCAACATCCATCGCGCCCTCAAGCCCGGCGGCGAAGCCTGGCTGATCGTGCCATTATGGGACAGGCCGACCGAGGATGGCAGCTTCGACATACCGCCGCGCGAACGCGAACGCCGCTTTGGCCAATGGGATCATGTCCGCCAATATGGCCCCGATTTCGCCGACCGCATCCGCGCCGCCGGCTTCGATCTGGAAGAAATCACCGCCGCCGCGATCGACACCGACACGCGCCATTTCCACGGCCTGGACGATCGCCTGTTCCGCGCGCGCAAGCCGGGTGGAGAACCCGCACGGTGA